Proteins from a single region of Styela clava chromosome 1, kaStyClav1.hap1.2, whole genome shotgun sequence:
- the LOC120344836 gene encoding adhesion G-protein coupled receptor D1-like, translating to MDVYHMLIIVLLLTLGAVDGINSQSLNEKKPVNRTSPEYPELDPTQTAHKNLELLVGDAASKIRKFEESVSEDFAKLDNDEIIREDVTVVVQTISLNPISTRNNDGNVTTSDNVSSLEIKPSEASSVHVQIPIKKVLNATKISGKQVSKLTVVVALWKDMSTMPRNLTRSDARIPENVTAVTVAYYRENDKLDMIKESLPVTYSVDLQNDFTELEGLKSNERIKNVQRVCVWFDFTTTGTWSDKGCRSTKSNAGGVTCECEHTTTFVTLLMLNSSVVMPAEVHYISLAFEIASICCLLLTVLFILIARHGAGIDSTFAPKATGMNSNRTNSQVSLCVSLLCLHLVIVWSDFARNHNDNGCVAATIMTHYFLLATGFWSFCEGLGIFVKMFPKLTLNVEYPTLTIVQTVFAWCAPLVFTVPAAAYGISNNKYIDLAEAYKITLQKSQNTSYSTPMYERCWLSADSGIVWTAVGPIIFVVVANIAILCYITKGVMKMNRKIQTYRVRNFESSNTQYGYSNGNAIQSRGSTPPPRYRSSITSIGSGAIPLGSAARQKRHVKHMLSVTRTFAILMPVLAIPWILGILGNIPGATTTLLTAHTVVNGLQGLQIFLLYCVVNKADWRIVKRKWRNSDVRFLFTHHRYNRRESVITNSARVVVYDAKKNNPKIDSNANTYLSASWKPVPNTHYDTLSSCRSSTGTVNSAHSPGSSLERKPLR from the exons ATGGATGTTTATCATATGTTGATTATTGTGCTACTCTTAACGTTGGGCGCAG tTGACGGAATCAATTCTCAATCACTAAATGAAAAAA AACCAGTGAATCGCACATCACCAGAATATCCAGAACTCGATCCGACACAAACAGCTCATAAAA ATCTCGAATTGCTCGTTGGGGACGCCGCctcaaaaataaggaaatttgaAGAATCTGTTTCCGAAGATTTCGCAAAGCTCGATAATGACGAAATTATTAGAGAAGACGTCACCGTCGTTGTACAAACAATATCCTTGAATCCAATTTCTACAAGAAATAATGATGGTAACGTTACAACAAGCGACAATGTTTCTTCGCTGGAAATAAAGCCGAGCGAAGCTAGTTCTGTTCATGTCCAAATTCCAATAAAAAAAGTGTTGAATGCGACAAAAATTAGTGGAAAACAAGTATCCAAACTAACCGTGGTTGTAGCATTATGGAAAGACATGAGTACTATGCCTAGAAACTTGACGCGGTCAGATGCTAGAATACCGGAAAATGTAACTGCTGTGACGGTTGCTTATTATCGCGAAAATGATAAATTGGATATGATCAAAGAAAGTTTACCAGTTACTTATTCTGTGGATCTCCAAAATGACTTCACCGAACTTGAAGGCTTGAAATCCAACGAAAGAATCAAAAATGTTCAGCGAGTGTgcgtctggtttgatttcacaACAACCGGAACGTGGAGTGACAAAGGATGCCGATCCACGAAATCAAATGCCGGCGGAGTGACGTGCGAGTGCGAACACACGACGACCTTCGTGACTTTATTAATGTTGAATAGTTCGGTGGTTATGCCGGCCGAGGTTCATTATATCTCTCTGGCTTTTGAGATTGCAAGCATATGCTGCTTGTTACttacagttttatttatattgattgCGAGACACGGGGCTGGTATTGATTCCACATTCGCACCAAAAGCAACAGGTATGAACTCGAACCGAACAAACTCGCAAGTTAGTCTTTGTGTTTCGTTACTGTGTCTCCACTTAGTTATTGTTTGGAGCGATTTCGCAAGAAATCATAATGATAACGGATGTGTAGCAGCCACCATAATGACTCATTATTTCCTACTTGCCACGGGCTTTTGGTCCTTTTGCGAAGGACTCGGAATATTCGTGAAGATGTTTCCGAAACTAACATTGAACGTGGAATATCCTACTTTGACAATAGTGCAAACTGTATTTGCTTGGTGTGCGCCTCTAGTTTTTACGGTACCTGCGGCAGCATACGGGATATCAAACAACAAGTATATCGATTTGGCTGAAGCCTATAAAATTACTCTACAGAAATCACAAAATACATCATATTCAACGCCAATGTATGAAAGATGTTGGCTGAGTGCTGACAGCGGAATTGTATGGACTGCTGTTGGTCCAATTATATTTGTCGTTGTGGCAAATATAGCCATTTTGTGCTACATAACAAAAGGTGTTATGAAGATGAATAGAAAAATTCAAACTTACCGAGTGAGAAACTTTGAATCGAGCAACACTCAATACGGTTACTCAAATGGGAACGCCATCCAAAGTCGTGGCAGTACACCCCCGCCACGATATCGATCTTCGATCACATCGATTGGTAGCGGTGCCATACCTCTTGGGTCGGCTGCCAGACAAAAAAGGCATGTGAAACATATGCTATCTGTGACTCGAACATTTGCAATATTAATGCCAGTTCTTGCAATTCCGTGGATACTGGGTATTCTAGGTAATATACCTGGTGCGACCACTACTCTTCTAACAGCACATACCGTAGTAAATGGCCTCCAAGgacttcaaatatttttattgtattgcgTTGTGAACAAAGCGGACTGGAGAATTGTTAAAAGAAAATGGAGGAACAGTGATGTTCGATTTTTATTTACACATCATCGATATAATAGACGGGAATCCGTCATAACAAACTCGGCGCGAGTGGTCGTATATGATGCAAAAAAGAACAACCCGAAGATAGATTCTAATGCAAATACATACCTTAGCGCATCGTGGAAGCCAGTGCCCAATACACACTACGACACTTTGAGCAGTTGTAGGTCTAGCACCGGAACTGTAAATAGCGCCCATAGTCCCGGTAGCTCATTGGAAAGAAAGCCACTGCGTTAG
- the LOC120337115 gene encoding adhesion G-protein coupled receptor G7-like codes for MVTKIFAILLCFLGRATALYCYSCEGEDENWRCNEKEPVRCQDNEVCVTVRVDGLYKRCMYTCPISRGDGDGAPCQECTEDLCNSYDFGDKGHLASQQSKTHAARAPNGSKYVLYTRLSTYWEARFKCISDGGTLATSHSETIQRFIRRNFVSNAKVASLFEMAPQKTGTNESSAINGFWIGLKRYLISPKDGEVLWIRGDNGMPVGKVDENCEHEHQAQHYQHWRTGHPLVETKNDELCAFVSRAKNGRWESLSCGRKLPAYLCHYPNDVVHNSVVYNSSIYTHVTDGRKFPHVPNHCATFGRKVPLNSNLAEKFFINSNCIEKRPEVTHKRQEAEPSAPCDEVETTLICERPLYAGCLEKNSDGKNKTSNETAIHRPEDDFYNTSMPTFSVPKRPQKTIKFCDKYVLLNESELTFPRTKVRRFGYSVEKCPNGIPKGLMFCSGKPVVEFTDLVRMECDRSLSDSLSEIFVDAKQKNITMKQATRKLHAIFLLLSNFTTNNITRIIEILSEMSENNSKIPPEVFSDIIAATAKIRRYLSRHGRNKTHKARPGFRTRLEKALEKFAQHVEMDSNNTRHKFEADGIEVEVVKLEHEDDLALEHSSNDRRSNIKVLADPPLPGKSPGYGNQKQFRAVFMSYDDDELFPTDEKVEVNSVISATVTDGTQTYSVPVEFSMQIADNKNVSSGTCLKTECRYYDHPEQLWKTDGCRVEPPVIGQRTDVVRCKCDHTTSFAVVVSEHVLPNYALDVVSTIGMIICIVCLALTIWIFLFVPELRRVRSAFTHINLCACLSIAYFIFLIGIEATRNRQVCVAVSALIHFFLLAAWGWMAVESITMYRMFVQTFDRRHAKDEGVKSAIVVYAVAAAIVLTTISFSILSQYMQWDKGAGCETDVWSTYVAESYCWLQGNSLYFGFLLIVGIFLTFNIVLSVVIIKAITWGRKSVQCSIEEKPIIHVLRAILVALLLGVAWIFAIPLVVSSNALVQEVFGWLFAITTSAQGVFVFYFFCLRRKDVRQAWTTAITQRCNFQKNKNEDVISSTIAQPFAPQSATTRFGRTLTPSTASETTRKTTVSIGSTFTSPGKNAKPNVKNSNEEIGQTNLGHSLDLVEFTGEEVFET; via the exons atggtgactaaaatattcGCGATCCTTTTGTGTTTCCTCGGTCGAg CAACCGCCCTATATTGCTACTCTTGTGAAGGCGAAGATGAAAACTGGAGATGTAACGAAAAAGAACCAGTTCGTTGTCAAGATAACGAG GTATGCGTAACTGTGCGTGTTGATGGTCTCTATAAAAGATGCATGTATACATGTCCCATATCTAGAGGGGACGGAGATGGCGCACCATGTCAAGAATGTACGGAAGACTTATGTAATTCGTATGATTTTGGTGACAAAGGACATCTGG CTTCTCAGCAATCAAAAACTCATGCGGCAAGAGCTCCCAATGGCAGCAAGTATGTTTTGTATACTCGGTTGTCTACATATTGGGAAGCTCGTTTTAAGTGCATATCGGACGGCGGAACTTTAGCAACTTCCCACTCAGAAACAATTCAAAGATTTATAAGAAGAAACTTTGTTTCCAATGCCAAAGTTGCATCACTTTTTGAAATGGCTCCCCAAAAAACCG GCACCAACGAAAGTTCGGCTATCAATGGATTTTGGATAGGACTGAAAAGATATTTGATATCACCTAAAGATGGTGAAGTATTATGGATTAGAGGAGATAACGGCATGCCAGTCGGAAAAGTCGATGAGAACTGCGAACATGAACACCAAGCACAGCACTACCAG CACTGGAGAACAGGACACCCACTAGTGGAAACAAAAAACGACGAACTCTGCGCATTTGTATCACGAGCAAAGAATGGTCGATGGGAAAGTTTAAGCTGTGGTCGTAAATTACCGGCGTATCTTTGCCATTATCCTA ATGATGTCGTGCACAACTCCGTGGTGTATAACAGTAGTATTTACACCCACGTTACAGATGGAAGAAAATTTCCACATGTGCCAAATCATTGTGCAACATTTGGGAGAAAAGTTCCCCTAAACAGCAACCTTGCGGAGAAATTTTTTAT AAATAGCAATTGTATTGAAAAACGGCCAGAGGTCACGCACAAGAGACAAGAAGCAGAACCGTCCGCACCGTGTGATGAGGTAGAAACAACTCTAATATGTGAGCGACCATTATACGCCG GTTGCCTGGAAAAGAATTCagatggtaaaaataaaacctCAAATGAAACAGCTATACATCGACCAGAAGACGATTTCTACAATACGAGTATGCCCACATTTTCTGTACCAAAACGACcccaaaaaacaataaaattttgtgaCAAATACGTTCTTTTAAATGAGTCCGAACTTACGTTTCCAAGAACAAAAGTTAGAAGATTTGGATATTCTGTGGAGAAATGCCCTAATG GAATTCCAAAAGGATTAATGTTCTGTAGCGGTAAACCGGTTGTTGAGTTCACAGATTTGGTTCGGATGGAATGCGACAGAAGTCTATCAGATTCTTTAAGCGAA aTATTTGTtgatgcaaaacaaaaaaatataacaatgaaGCAGGCGACAAGAAAATTACACGCGAtatttttacttctgagtaatTTCAcgacaaataatataacacgtATCATAGAAATATTATCCGAAATGTCGGAAAATAATTCAAAG ATACCCCCTGAAGTATTTTCTGACATCATTGCAGCCACTGCAAAGATCAGGAGATATTTATCACGACACGGACGTAATAAAACACACAAAGCACGACCGGGATTCAGAACTCGACTAGAAAAAGCATTGGAGAAATTTGCACAACATGTCGAGATGGATTCGAATAATACACGACACAAATTTGAAGCGGATGGAATTGAAGTTGAG GTTGTAAAACTTGAGCATGAAGACGACCTTGCGTTGGAGCATTCAAGTAATGATCGAAGATCAAATATAAAAGTGTTAGCTGATCCTCCGTTGCCGGGAAAGTCACCAGGATACGGAAACCAAAAGCAATTTCGCGCTGTTTTTATGTCTTATGATGATGATGAGTTGTTTCCAACCGATGAAAAAGTCGAAGTGAATTCA GTTATATCAGCAACAGTTACAGACGGCACACAAACATACAGCGTTCCAGTCGAGTTTTCGATGCAAATAGCGGACAATAAGAATGTTTCTTCAGGAACG TGTCTCAAAACGGAATGTAGATATTATGATCACCCAGAGCAGTTATGGAAAACAGACGGGTGTCGCGTTGAACCTCCGGTTATTGGTCAGAGAACCGATGTTGTCAGATGCAAATGTGATCATACAACAAGTTTTGCAGTTGTTGTG AGTGAACACGTGCTACCAAATTATGCTCTGGATGTTGTGAGCACTATTGGAATGATTATCTGTATTGTATGCCTTGCATTAACCATatggatatttttgtttgtacc AGAACTTCGTCGCGTGCGATCTGCATTCACTCATATTAACTTATGTGCCTGCCTTTCCATTGCTTACTTCATATTCTTGATTGGGATAGAAGCGACGCGTAACAGACAAGTTTGTGTTGCTGTATCTGCCCTTATACATTTCTTCTTACTAGCAGCTTGGGGATGGATGGCGGTAGAGAGCATAACAATGTACAG GATGTTTGTTCAAACGTTTGATAGAAGGCACGCGAAAGACGAAGGGGTTAAATCTGCAATTGTTGTCTATGCTGTCGCAGCAGCAATTGTTCTCACTACTATAAGTTTCTCGATTTTATCGCAGTATATGCAATGGGATAAAGGAGCAG GTTGCGAAACTGATGTATGGTCAACCTACGTTGCCGAAAGTTATTGTTGGTTGCAAGGGAATTCACTCTATTTCGGATTTCTTCTGATTgttggaatatttttaacattcaaCATTGTATTATCTGTTGTCATTATTAAAGCAATAACATGGGGTCGGAAATCA GTACAGTGTTCGATTGAAGAGAAGCCCATTATCCATGTTCTACGTGCTATACTTGTAGCCTTGCTTCTCGGTGTGGCTTGGATATTTGCTATACCACTGGTCGTATCAAGCAATGCCCTAGTGCAGGAAGTATTTGGATGGCTTTTTGCTATAACGACTTCGGCACAG GGAGTATTTGTATTCTACTTCTTCTGTTTAAGGCGAAAGGATGTGAGGCAAGCCTGGACGACGGCCATAACACAAAGATGTAATTTCCAAAAGAACAAAAATG AAGATGTCATCAGTTCCACAATTGCACAACCTTTTGCTCCACAAAGTGCTACCACGCGATTTGGAAGAACATTAACCCCCTCGACTGCTTCAgaaacaacaagaaaaacaacGGTATCGATTGGGTCTACTTTTACATCACCTGGAAAAAATGCAAAACCAAACgttaaaaattcaaatgaagAAATAGGGCAGACAAATCTTGGTCACAGCCTAGATTTGGTTGAATTTACAGGAGAAGAAGTTTTTGAAACatga
- the LOC120348278 gene encoding fatty acid-binding protein, heart-like, protein MPSQLLGKWKLGKSDNFDNYMKQVGVNIALRKMALIVSSTSEITEEGENQIRINTQSTFRSSNVLFPLGKEIDEHTMDDRDVKTTVVWDGDDKLLEIQRWEEGKDKKKRETKIEWILTGDGKMILRLECEGVVCERHHERCT, encoded by the exons ATGCCTTCTCAACTTCTTGGAAAATGGAAACTCGGCAAAAGTGACAACTTCGATAATTATATGAAGCAAGTTG GAGTGAACATCGCTTTGAGGAAGATGGCTCTTATTGTGTCATCAACATCCGAAATCACCGAAGAAGGCGAAAATCAAATAAGAATAAATACTCAAAGCACATTTAGAAGTTCCAATGTTTTGTTCCCGCTCGGCAAGGAAATTGATGAACATACCATGGATGATAGGGACGTAAAG ACCACCGTAGTATGGGATGGTGATGACAAATTACTAGAAATTCAACGATGGGAAGAgggaaaagacaaaaagaaaAGAGAGACAAAGATTGAATGGATTTTAACTGGCGATGGAAAAATGATTTTG AGGTTGGAATGCGAAGGTGTTGTGTGCGAAAGACATCATGAGAGATGTACATGA
- the LOC144425776 gene encoding uncharacterized protein LOC144425776, whose protein sequence is MASNDDPNTRDILTDVRNADRAGERENLFYLYVATPKRPPSALHKKVIRPFLISKGWRKVSYERTGFRALYFLRRRQETTPTVEQHSNRDQSSSEVIIITDSDAEDGPSSSQSRRPRLRRNTQIPIAINATQIATDHRTELKQVIENYRIQHDLTFDVHIVLSRPIDYEVDFAGLAS, encoded by the exons ATGGCGAGTAATGATGACCCTAATACGCGAGATATACTTACAGATGTGAGAAATGCAGACAGGGCAGGAGAAAGAGAAAATCTGTTCTATTTATATGTTGCTACGCCAAAAAGACCGCCTTCTGCACTACATAAAAAAGTTATTCGGCCGTTTCTGATATCGAAAGGTTGGAGGAAAGTCAGCTATGAAAGGACAGGCTTCAG AGCACTTTACTTTTTGAGAAGAAGACAAGAAACCACACCAACTGTCGAACAACACAGCAATCGTGATCAGTCAAGTTCTGAGGTAATAATCATCACTGATAGCGATGCTGAAGACGGACCAAGTAGTTCTCAAAGTCGAAGACCACGCTTGAGAAGGAATACACAAATTCCTATAGCTATAAATGCAACTCAAATAGCCACGGATCATCGCACTGAACTAAAGCAAGTCATCGAAAATTATAGGATACAACATGATTTAACTTTCGATGTTCATATAGTTCTTTCTAGGCCTATCGACTATGAGGTAGATTTTGCAGGGCTTGCGAGTTGA